In the Flavobacteriales bacterium genome, CTCGATCTGCTCATCGAGGCCTTTCCTGCGATGGCCGCGCTGGACCCTCGTCTGCACCTGGTGATCGCCGGCGAGTGCTACGAGGACGAGCAGCGATACCGCGATCTGGTGAACGCCAGCCCGATGGCGGAGCGCATCCACTACTTCGGCGACTACATTCCCAACGATGCGGTGGCCACCTACTTCAGTGCGGCGGACGTGCTGGTGCTCCCCTACCGCACCGCCACCCAGTCCGGCATCGTGCAGATCGCCTATCACTTCGAGCGTCCGTGCATCGTGAGCGATGTGGGCGGGCTGGGCGAAGTGGTGGTCGATGGGGTCACGGGCTACGTGGTCGGTGCTGGTGGAGGCGCTGCGCTTGTGGACGGGATGCGGCGCTTCCTGGCCGGACCGAAGGACATGCGTGAGGCCATCCGACGCGAACGGCGCAAGTACGCCTGGGATGCCTTTGCCGAGGCCTTGGAACGGCTGGCCGCGCGCATCCGGTGATCGCCAACGCCCCGGACACGGGACCGGACGGCGTAACCGGCCGGTCCGTCGACCGTTGAACGGGACGATCGTTCGCGGTCCTTACCTTCAACCCCGCAAGGAAGACGATGGTGCTGCTACCGGCCATCCTGGCATTGCTATTTCCTTCGGCCACCCCGGCCGAGCCCATGGTCGTGCCCGGCGCGGACCGAGGAATCCACCTGCAGGTGGATGAGGTGGTGGACCTGCACCGCACCTACGGACTGGAAGGACTGCTGGACCTTGAAGCCTTCCGCACCGGCATCGAACGGGCGTGCGCGGAGGCCCCGGATGCCCATGTCCTGGCCATCGCCGACATGTCACGACCCTCCACGCAGAAGCGCCTTGTGGTGATCGACCTCATCACGGGCCGCACGGTGCTGCATACGTACGTGGCCCATGGACAAGGCACCGGCGAACTGATGGCCGAGGTGTTCGGCAATGAGGAGGGCTCGCACCGCACGAGCCTTGGTCTGTACCGCGTGGGAGCGGAGATCGTGAGCCCCAAGCACGGGCAGGCCCTTCTGCTGCACGGGCTGGATGCGGGAATGAACGACCGTGCGCTGGAGCGTGAGATCATCATGCACGGCGCGGACTATGTGAGCGAGGCCTTCATCGCCGCGCATGGCCGGCTGGGCCGCAGCTGGGGGTGCCCGGCGGTTCCACGGAGCACCATGTCCGACCTGGTGCGGCTGCTCGCCGATGGTGGACTGCTCTACGTACACCACCCGGTCGCCGAAGCGCTGACCGCGGCCCGATGAGCGCGCGCCCTTCCGCAGGTTCCCTGATCATCGGCGCCGTGGTGCTGTGCTGCGGCGGTTGCGAGGTGGTGCAGGTGCCCTCGTCCAGCGCCGAGGAGGAGGCGCGCACGATCAACGCGGTGTTCGAGACCCCCCAGGTCTACTCGGTTCGCCATCTCCTGGCCGGAGAGCTGGACAGCTTCCTGACGGCGCATCCCGAACACGCCGTGGACTCCAACGCCATCGAGGCGTTCTACCGGCGACGCAACGGGCAGTACGCGTGGTTCATCAACGATTCCCTCTCCTCAGCGGCCGGGACCTTCATGGACCTGGTGACCGCGAACGACAGCATCCTGCGGCAGGCCTTTTCGCACGACGCGCTTCATGCGTTGATCGACCGCATCCGTGACCGGCGGGATACGGTGCCGCTGACGCCGGCGTTCATGCGACACCTGGAGCTCTCGCTCACGGCCCAGTTCTTCCGCTTCGCGGACCGCAAATACAGCGGCCTGGTGCAACGCGACCTGCGCGAGCTTGACTGGTTCATCCCGCGACGGAAGAAGGACCTCGCCCAATTGCTCGATTCGCTCGTGGCCGGAAGGATGGACCTCTCCCCCATCGAACCCCTGCATCCGCAGTATGCGGCGCTCAAACAGCGCCTGCCTGCGCTGTACGGGCTGCGCTGGATGGATGCGCTCCCACGTGTGGACCTGGGCAAGCGTCGCAAGCTGGAGCCCGGGGACCGGGACACGGCCGTGGTGCTCATCCGGGAACGCCTGACGGCACTGGGGGACCTCACGTGGTATGACCTGGGCCGTGCACAGGACCCGCATCTGTACGACAGCACATTGCTGGCCGCTGTCAAGATCTTCCAAGGCCGGCATGGACTGCTGCCGGACGGGGTGATCGGCAAGGGCTTCCTCCTTCAGCTCAACACCCCGATCAACGACCGCATCCGTACCGTGCTGGTGAACATGGAACGGCTGCGGTGGGTGCCCGAACGGACCGCTCCGGACATGCTGCTGGTGAACATCCCCGAGTTCCGCCTGCACGTGCACGAAGGGGGGCGCACGATCTGGAGCATGGATGTGGTGGTGGGTGCGGAGGCCACGAGCACGGTGGTCTTCACCGACTCGCTGTCGCGGATCGTGTTCAGCCCCACCTGGTCCGTGCCATCGAGCATCGTGCGCAATGAGATCCTGCCCGCCATGCGGCGCGACCCGGGTTATCTGGCGCGCAAAGGCATGAAGCGTGTGGGCGGCAGCGACGCGCTTCCGCGCATCGTGCAGGAACCGGGACCAGGCAATGCGCTGGGGCGGGTGAAGTTCCTGTTCCCCAATTCCTACAGCATCTATTTGCACGACACCCCCAGCAAAGGAGCCTTCGCCCGTGAGAACCGTGCCTTGAGCCATGGCTGCGTGCGGTTGAGCGACCCCAGGCGCCTGGCGGCCTATTTGCTGCGCAATGACACGGGCTGGACGGCCGCACGCATCGATTCCGCCATGGTGCGCCCGACCGAGCTGAGCGTGCCGGTGCGGCCGCGCCTTCCTGTGGTCATCGGCTACTTCACAGCATGGGTGGATGAGGATGCGCGGCTGAACTTCCGCGACGACATCTATGGTCACGATGCCCGGCTGGCGAGGGAGCTCTTCGGTGAGCCCGCTGTCCCAGCCCCCCGTCCGTCAGTGCGGCGCCCCCGGAGGCAGGGCCGTAGCCTCAACGGCCACCACGCGGAACGCGTCGCCGCCGAAATACCCGGCCAGGGTGCGGTTCCAATAGGCATCCGGATCCGCGGTGGGCTCCGGGATCCGCAGGCTCCTCAGGGGTTGAGGGAACACGGGCAGCTCCGCCTGAGGAGATCCGCTCCGCACAGCGAACGTGATGGTCCGGTGCAGATCCGCGGTATGCCGCCGGAAACGCCAGGCATCACCGCTCAGGAGATCGCGGGTCACCCAGCGGTCGTTGCCCCAAACGAGCAGCCCGACCAAGGCGAGGCCAAATGCCATCCGCACTGCCGTCGATGTGGCAAGCCAGCCTGGCACCGGTCGATCGCGCATATGCAGGCCCAGGGTCCAAGCGGCCCCGATGATGCCGATGAGGAAGGGCCCCAGCACGAAGTTGAGCGTGCGGTGCTGCCCCAACATGCCCATGGTCCAGTACGGCAGCAAGGTGCCCACGCCAAGCGCAAGTGCCGCCGCGATGAGCCAGGGCGACGCCCGCTGAAAGGCGCTTGGCGCGGTCGCTCGGGTGCGACCGGCCCACCAGGCCAGGAACAGGGCGCACAGGACCACGGGATCGGAGAGCCAGGTGAGGGCGAAGCGCGCGGCCTGAGCACCTCCCATGCCGAGCGTGAGCAGCACGTCGTGACGCTGGTCGAAATGCATGCTTCGCACGGCATTGCCCGGCGCAAGCGCCACGAAGAGCCCGCAACCGACCGCCATGGCGAGCATGCCCCAGCGACGGAACGGTGCGGTCCGCGTGTTCACCAGTTCCGCGAGCGTCCATCCGGCATGGCCGCACACCAGGAGGACCATGGCCGTTTCATTGCAACCTGCGGCGGCGACCAGGGAACCGACCGCGATCGGGACTTGGAGGCGGCGCGGCCCCGCCCTCTCCAGGCGGATCAGGGCACCGGCATGCACGAGCAGGAGCAGCCACGCCCCATGGTAGGTCACCGCACCGGTGTACCAGTAAAGCCCTTCACCGAGGTGCGGCATGGCGTGGAGGTGAAGCAGGTTGAAGGCCGCGGCCAACGCCCAACGGTCACTCCGCCGCGGGATCAGCTTCGGCCAGCCCGCAAGGAGCCAGGCCATGGCCGCCGTGACAAGGACGAGGAGCACCACAGGCACCGCGCGATACAGGGGAAGGCCGATCCCGAGGCCCAGGGTGAGCGGTCCATAGAGCACCAGCGCATTGCTGAAGTACCGACCGTTCCACGTGTGGTGCTCATGCACAAGGCGCTCAAGGGGCTCGCTGCGCATGCCCATGGCCGCGTAGCCCCAATCGTCACCATAGGGGGCGCAGGCGGACGCCAGCAGCACATTACGCGCGAGGAGGAGGAGGAGGACGGCGCCGATCGACCATCGAATGGACCGGTGCACCATGTCAGGCCGGGTCACAGACCTACACGCTCGTCGATCCGGTAGTGCCCGCGTTCCGGAGCGTTGCGCGTGACCAATTCGGCCAGGAAGCCCACCGTGAACAACTGCACCCCGATCACCATGGCCACCAGTGCCACGTAGAAGAGCGCGTTGTCCGACACGAGGCGCGCAGGGCGATCGTTGAGCACGTGCCAGAGCTTGTCACCGACGAGCCAGGTGGTGGCCCCGGAACCGAGCACGAACATCACCGTTCCGAGCGCACCGAAGAAGTGCATCGGTCTGCGCCCGAAGCGGAACACGAACCAGATGGTCATCAGGTCCAGGAAGCCATTGATGAAGCGGTCGAGCCCGAACTTGGTGCGGCCGAAACGCCGGGGATGGTGCTTCACCACCTTCTCGCCGATGCGCCGGAAACCTTCGCGCTGCGCGATGAACGGGATGTACCGATGCATCTCGCCGTAGACCTCGATCGACTTCACCACGTGCGCCCGGTACGCCTTCAGTCCGCAGTTGAAGTCGTGCAGGCGCACACCGCTCACCTGCCGGGTGGCCCAGTTGAACAGTTTGGTGGGGAGGGTCTTGCTGAGGGGGTCATGGCGCACTTTCTTCCAGCCGCTGACCAGATCGTAGCCCTCATCCACGATCATGGAATACAGCGCAGGGACTTCCCCGGGGTCGTCCTGCAGGTCGGCGTCCATGGTGACCACCACGCGGCCGGCAGCGGCTTTGAAGCCCTCATTGAGGGCGGGGCTCTTGCCGTAGTTGCGTCCCAGGCGGATGCCTTTGACCCGTGGGTCCCGAGCCGATAGGGCCCGGATGACCTCCCAGGAGCCATCGGTGCTCCCATCGTCCACAAAGATCACCTCGTAGGCCACGCCCATGGCGCCAAGCGCGGCGTGCAAGCGCTCGGTCAACGGGGTGAGCGACTCATGCTCGTTGAGCAGGGGGACGACGATCGACAGGTCCATGGAGCCCACAAAGGTGCGCAAACGCCCGGTGCGTCGCAGAGCGCTACCTTTGCGCCGGGGCAAGTCTTTCACGACCAGCTCCCGCTGAACCCCCCAGGGCCGGAAGGCAGCAAGGGCAGGCGGTCGTAGCGGTGCGATGGAAGTCGCTTGCCCCACCCATTCGCGTGCCCGGGCCGGTGACAGGACCGGCCTGGGGCACGATTCCGATGAACGACCAGGCCTTCGTGAAAGTGGTGCTCGTCACCGGCGGCAGCAGCGGCATCGGTGAGGCCATCTGCAAGCGGCTGGCCGCGGAAGGGCATCGCGTGTACGGGACCGGACGAACGGTGGACGAACAGCCGAGCGGCTATCGCCTGGTGGAGATGGACATCACGGATGCGGATTCGGTGCAGCGCGGGGTGCAGGAGGTGCTTACGGAGACCGGGCGCATCGACGTGGTGGTGAACAACGCCGGGCTCGGCATCCAAGGGCCGGCGGAGGACATCACTCCGGAGCTTGCACTGAAGGTGCTGGATACCAACGTGATGGGCGCGCACCGCGTGTGCAGGGCCGTGTTGCCGGGAATGCGGCAGCGAAAGCAGGGGCTGATCGTACACATCACCAGCCTGGCGGCGAACTACGGGCTGCCCTTCCGGGGCTTCTACAGTGCCAGCAAGGCGGCCCTGGAGCGGTATGCCGAGGCGCAGCGGATGGAACTGGCTCCGTTCGGCGTGAACGTGGTCACCCTGCAACCCGGCGAATACCGAACGGGTATCGCCACGTCCCGGGCCCGGCCCACTTCGATCGGCACCCATTATTCCGAGGCCTACGAGCGCGTGATGCAGGTACTGAACGGCAGCCTTCATTACAGCCGCGACCCGGATGAGGTGGCGGTGAAGGTCTCCCGGCTGATCCACCAGGCGGCACCGTACGGCGTTCACTACGCGGCGCACGGGGTCCAGCGCCTGTCCGTGCTGTTGAAGAAAATACTGCCCTCGCGCCTGTTCGAACAGCTGATGATGCGGCATTACCGGTAGATCGCGGCTCCGCCCCACCTGCCTGTCGATCCGGCATGTGGAGAATCCGAGCGCCGGCCTGATCCGCCGCCGTCTACCTTCGGCGCATGAAATTCTTCATCGACACGGCCAGCCTGGCGCAGATCCGGGAGGCCCATGCCCTTGGCGTGTTGGACGGTGTAACGACCAATCCGAGCCTGATGGCCAAGGAAGGCATCAGCGGTGACGACCAGGTGCTCAAGCATTACGTGGACATCTGCTCGATCGTGGACGGGGATGTCAGCGCCGAAGTGATCAGTACGGACCTGCAGGGCATGGTGACCGAAGGAGAACGGCTTGCGGCGCTCCATCCGAACATCACCGTAAAGGTGCCCATGACACGGGACGGGGTGAAGGCGATCAAGCACTTCACCGGCAAAGGCATCAAGACCAACTGCACGCTGGTGTTCAGTGCAGGCCAGGCCCTGCTCGCGGCCAAGGCAGGGGCCACGTACGTATCGCCGTTCATCGGACGGTTGGATGACGTGAGCACCGACGGCGTCCAGCTCATCGAGCAGATCCGGACCATCTATGACAACTACGGGATGACCACCCAGGTGCTGGCGGCCAGCATCAGGCACCCGATGCACATCATCCAATGTGCCGAGGTGGGGGCCGATGTGGCCACATGTCCGCTCAGCGCGATCCTGGCGCTGTTCGACCACCCCCTGACGACGATCGGGCTGGAGAAGTTCCTCGCCGACCATCGGAAAGCCCAGGCGGTGCGCTGATCATGCTGCTGCAGGTCCACCACCGCGACCCGGAGCCCAGAAAGGTGCGCACCATCGCCGGGAAGCTGCGCGACGGTGCTGTCGTGGTCTGTCCGACCGACACGGTCTACGCGTTCGTTTGCAGCCCCAAGCACGCTGCGGCCATGGAACGTGTGGCGCGCTTGAAAGGCGTCAAGCCACAGCGCGCGGAGCTCTCCCTCCTGTGCAAAGACCTTTCCCAGGCCGCTCTGTTCGTTCGACCGATCGATACCTCCACGTTCAGGCTGCTGAAACGGGCGCTGCCCGGTCCGTTCACCTTCATCCTACCAGCAGGAGGCGAGGCACCGAAGCTGTTCCAGACGAACCGGAGGACGATCGGTCTCCGGATCCCGGACCACCCAGTGGTCCTGGCCTTGGTGGAGGAACTGGGTCATCCACTTGTGGCGGCTTCCGTGCATGATCCGGACCAGGTGGTGGACTACACCACCGACCCGGAGCGGATCGCGGAGCACCTGGGCGCTCAGGTGGATCTGGTGATCGATTCGGGTATGGGCGGGCTTGTGGGCAGCACCGTGATCGACCTTAGCGGAGATGCCCCCGTGGTGCTGAGGCCGGGAAAGGGGTCGGTGGACGGCCTGTTGTGAAGGGGCTTACCGAGGACCGAACGGTGGCCGATCTTCGGGATGGCGAGCGACGGTCCTTTCGAACGCTGATACCGGAGATCGTACGGTCAAGGGAAGCACCTTGATCGAGGATGGTCGATGAGCGGGCTTCATGGAGTGCCTCGCACACCGACATATGTATGGCCATACATACTTTCTTCCCGTTGACTTTGAATCACTTAAGAAGATCATCTTCGCTTCCCCCTGCCAGGCCGCACTCCATATTGCATTGATCATCAATTATTTACACTGGTCATTGATTTTGACGTATGTATGGCCATACATATGTCGGTCAGGAAATGATCACACCTTCTTCTGCGAAGTCTCTCCTTCCTTCACCCGCTTATATGCATTAGGAACAGCCCGGATCACATCCATCACCGTCATCCCGTCCTGACCCAGTTCCGCGGCGGCCAGATCCCCGGCCAGCCCATGCACCCACACGCCAACCACCACAGCATCCTCCGCCGACAGCCCTTGGGCCAGTGATCCTGTGATGAGACCGGTAAGGGCATCACCGGATCCGCCTTTGGCCAGTCCGGCATTCCCGGTAGCGTTGTACAGCACCCTTCCGTCGGCCAGGCAAATGGCGGTGTTCGCCCCTTTCAACACCACGACCACGCGCCGCTGCTGCGCGAAGGCTGACGCCCTCCGGATCCGCTCGCGGGTATCGATCGACGCACCGAACAGCCTGTCCGCTTCGCCTGGATGGGGAGTGAGCACCGAACCGGCAGGCACGGATCCGAGCATACCGGGTGTGGCCGCCAGGATGTTCAGCGCGTCCGCGTCGAACACGATCGGCCCCTTGAAGGTGCGCATCAGCTCATCCAGGACGTGGACGGTGGCCTCGCTCTGGCCGATGCCGGGGCCGACCCCTACCGCGGACCATCGACCCTCGGGGACGCGGGAGCTCAGGAACGGCATGGGCCCATCTTCGACGACCATCGCCTCGGGTACGGTGCAGTGGATCGCCTGGGCCCCGCCCGGAGGGACAAAGGCCGTGACCAGACCGGCACCACTGCGGGTCGCGGCGGCTGTGGCCATCACCGCCGCACCCAGATGCCCCTGACCACCTGCCACGATCAGCGCGTGTCCGAAGGATCCCTTGTGGGCATTCCGGGGCCTGTTGGCCAGCCGCCTGCTCACATCACCGGGTTCCACGAGGTGGTGCAGGCTGGCACAGGAGGCGATCGCCTGCTTGTCCAGACCGATGTCCACGATCTGCCATTCACCACACGAACCGGAGTGCTCCGGTAGGACCATGAAGGGCTTGGGCACCTGGAAGATGCAGGTCCACTCGGCCTGCACGATCGCGGACCGATCATCAGGACCTCCGTCCGCCCACGCACCCGAAGGCAGGTCCACGGAGAAGACCCGAGCCCCGCGCGCGTTCAAGTCCTTAACCAGCTTCAGGAAGTGACCCGCGAGCGGCCTGTCCAGCCCGGTCCCGAACAAGGCATCGATCACCACTTCACCAGGCACGATGGGCGGGATCGATCGGTGCGCACCGATCAACACGTCGACCGGGAGTTCTTTCAATCGCCTGAGATTGATCGCATTGTCCGCTGTGGCCCTGGTCGGATCGTAAGGGCACAGCACACGGACGGGCCACTTGCGACCGGCCAGCAGCCTGGCGATCGCCAGTCCATCACCTCCATTGTTCCCAGGACCGCACACCACCAGGACCGGGCGCGGAGAACGACCGTGGGCCAGCAGGAACGCCGTGGTGAACGCCTTCGCCGCGCGCTCCATCAGGTCGAGGCTCGCCACCGGCTCCCGTTCGATCGTCGATCGATCGATGGAGCGGACCTGCTCGGCGGAGAGCACAGGCAGCATGGCAGCAAGGTATCTGAAATGAAGAAGCCCCTGCCTTGCGGCAGGGGCTTCCTGTTCCGCAGGAGGGACTCCTTACTGGAAGTAGAAGTTCATGTTGATGGACACACCGTTGTTGTTGGTGTCCACACCGAAGTCGTTCACCTTCGTGCCACCCTCGATCTCGCCAGGGCCGTTGTCGCCAGCGGCGCGGTCCCAGCTCGTGGTGTTGAAGCCTTTGCTGGCGAGCATCAGGCCCCAGCCGTATTCAGCACCGAGGGAAACTTTCGGAGCAACGAACCATTCCACGCCCACGAAGGCGTTCAGGCCCACCATCAGGGCACCGCCCATCTTCTCCTCGGTGATGCGCGAACCCGTGTTCTCCAGGCTGTTGCCATACTCGAAGCTCTTCTTCTGGCCAGCGATGCCGAAGTTCAGATCAGCGCCGTA is a window encoding:
- a CDS encoding murein L,D-transpeptidase catalytic domain family protein, whose translation is MVLLPAILALLFPSATPAEPMVVPGADRGIHLQVDEVVDLHRTYGLEGLLDLEAFRTGIERACAEAPDAHVLAIADMSRPSTQKRLVVIDLITGRTVLHTYVAHGQGTGELMAEVFGNEEGSHRTSLGLYRVGAEIVSPKHGQALLLHGLDAGMNDRALEREIIMHGADYVSEAFIAAHGRLGRSWGCPAVPRSTMSDLVRLLADGGLLYVHHPVAEALTAAR
- a CDS encoding L,D-transpeptidase family protein translates to MSARPSAGSLIIGAVVLCCGGCEVVQVPSSSAEEEARTINAVFETPQVYSVRHLLAGELDSFLTAHPEHAVDSNAIEAFYRRRNGQYAWFINDSLSSAAGTFMDLVTANDSILRQAFSHDALHALIDRIRDRRDTVPLTPAFMRHLELSLTAQFFRFADRKYSGLVQRDLRELDWFIPRRKKDLAQLLDSLVAGRMDLSPIEPLHPQYAALKQRLPALYGLRWMDALPRVDLGKRRKLEPGDRDTAVVLIRERLTALGDLTWYDLGRAQDPHLYDSTLLAAVKIFQGRHGLLPDGVIGKGFLLQLNTPINDRIRTVLVNMERLRWVPERTAPDMLLVNIPEFRLHVHEGGRTIWSMDVVVGAEATSTVVFTDSLSRIVFSPTWSVPSSIVRNEILPAMRRDPGYLARKGMKRVGGSDALPRIVQEPGPGNALGRVKFLFPNSYSIYLHDTPSKGAFARENRALSHGCVRLSDPRRLAAYLLRNDTGWTAARIDSAMVRPTELSVPVRPRLPVVIGYFTAWVDEDARLNFRDDIYGHDARLARELFGEPAVPAPRPSVRRPRRQGRSLNGHHAERVAAEIPGQGAVPIGIRIRGGLRDPQAPQGLREHGQLRLRRSAPHSERDGPVQIRGMPPETPGITAQEIAGHPAVVAPNEQPDQGEAKCHPHCRRCGKPAWHRSIAHMQAQGPSGPDDADEEGPQHEVERAVLPQHAHGPVRQQGAHAKRKCRRDEPGRRPLKGAWRGRSGATGPPGQEQGAQDHGIGEPGEGEARGLSTSHAEREQHVVTLVEMHASHGIARRKRHEEPATDRHGEHAPATERCGPRVHQFRERPSGMAAHQEDHGRFIATCGGDQGTDRDRDLEAARPRPLQADQGTGMHEQEQPRPMVGHRTGVPVKPFTEVRHGVEVKQVEGRGQRPTVTPPRDQLRPARKEPGHGRRDKDEEHHRHRAIQGKADPEAQGERSIEHQRIAEVPTVPRVVLMHKALKGLAAHAHGRVAPIVTIGGAGGRQQHITREEEEEDGADRPSNGPVHHVRPGHRPTRSSIR
- a CDS encoding glycosyltransferase family 2 protein encodes the protein MDLSIVVPLLNEHESLTPLTERLHAALGAMGVAYEVIFVDDGSTDGSWEVIRALSARDPRVKGIRLGRNYGKSPALNEGFKAAAGRVVVTMDADLQDDPGEVPALYSMIVDEGYDLVSGWKKVRHDPLSKTLPTKLFNWATRQVSGVRLHDFNCGLKAYRAHVVKSIEVYGEMHRYIPFIAQREGFRRIGEKVVKHHPRRFGRTKFGLDRFINGFLDLMTIWFVFRFGRRPMHFFGALGTVMFVLGSGATTWLVGDKLWHVLNDRPARLVSDNALFYVALVAMVIGVQLFTVGFLAELVTRNAPERGHYRIDERVGL
- a CDS encoding SDR family oxidoreductase — translated: MNDQAFVKVVLVTGGSSGIGEAICKRLAAEGHRVYGTGRTVDEQPSGYRLVEMDITDADSVQRGVQEVLTETGRIDVVVNNAGLGIQGPAEDITPELALKVLDTNVMGAHRVCRAVLPGMRQRKQGLIVHITSLAANYGLPFRGFYSASKAALERYAEAQRMELAPFGVNVVTLQPGEYRTGIATSRARPTSIGTHYSEAYERVMQVLNGSLHYSRDPDEVAVKVSRLIHQAAPYGVHYAAHGVQRLSVLLKKILPSRLFEQLMMRHYR
- the fsa gene encoding fructose-6-phosphate aldolase, producing MKFFIDTASLAQIREAHALGVLDGVTTNPSLMAKEGISGDDQVLKHYVDICSIVDGDVSAEVISTDLQGMVTEGERLAALHPNITVKVPMTRDGVKAIKHFTGKGIKTNCTLVFSAGQALLAAKAGATYVSPFIGRLDDVSTDGVQLIEQIRTIYDNYGMTTQVLAASIRHPMHIIQCAEVGADVATCPLSAILALFDHPLTTIGLEKFLADHRKAQAVR
- a CDS encoding threonylcarbamoyl-AMP synthase gives rise to the protein MLLQVHHRDPEPRKVRTIAGKLRDGAVVVCPTDTVYAFVCSPKHAAAMERVARLKGVKPQRAELSLLCKDLSQAALFVRPIDTSTFRLLKRALPGPFTFILPAGGEAPKLFQTNRRTIGLRIPDHPVVLALVEELGHPLVAASVHDPDQVVDYTTDPERIAEHLGAQVDLVIDSGMGGLVGSTVIDLSGDAPVVLRPGKGSVDGLL
- a CDS encoding NAD(P)H-hydrate dehydratase, whose protein sequence is MLPVLSAEQVRSIDRSTIEREPVASLDLMERAAKAFTTAFLLAHGRSPRPVLVVCGPGNNGGDGLAIARLLAGRKWPVRVLCPYDPTRATADNAINLRRLKELPVDVLIGAHRSIPPIVPGEVVIDALFGTGLDRPLAGHFLKLVKDLNARGARVFSVDLPSGAWADGGPDDRSAIVQAEWTCIFQVPKPFMVLPEHSGSCGEWQIVDIGLDKQAIASCASLHHLVEPGDVSRRLANRPRNAHKGSFGHALIVAGGQGHLGAAVMATAAATRSGAGLVTAFVPPGGAQAIHCTVPEAMVVEDGPMPFLSSRVPEGRWSAVGVGPGIGQSEATVHVLDELMRTFKGPIVFDADALNILAATPGMLGSVPAGSVLTPHPGEADRLFGASIDTRERIRRASAFAQQRRVVVVLKGANTAICLADGRVLYNATGNAGLAKGGSGDALTGLITGSLAQGLSAEDAVVVGVWVHGLAGDLAAAELGQDGMTVMDVIRAVPNAYKRVKEGETSQKKV